A window of Aeromicrobium duanguangcaii genomic DNA:
TCGCCGACGCGGACGCCGGCCAGGCGGACGTCGTCGCCCTTCTTCAGGCCGCCCACCTCGGTGAACTCGGCGGCGTACTTCGCTCCCCCGCCGATGACAGGCAGGCTCGAGGCCTGGCTGGCGAGGGCGAGCACCAGGGCGATCAACAGCAGCGCGACGGCGCCGACGGCGACCGCGTTCCGGTCGCGGAACGGCTTCATGGTCAGCGGCATCGACTCACCCCCGGCCCGGTCACGGTGACGCGCTTCGTCGTCTTGAAGGGACGGTTCTTCTCCCAGCCCGGGACGCCGCTCAGCGACGGCAGCTCGCCGTTCACGCCCACGTCGCACACGAAGAAGCTGAAGAACGATCCGTACTCGCCCGTGCGGCCGATCCGATCGATCTTGATCGGCAGGACGCCCAGCGTGTTGTCGAGGTCGCGCAGCGCCCGCTTCGTCCCGACCTTGTCGGTCACGCGGCGCAGGTTCCTGATGTCGGCCGTCAGGGCCGGGCGCGACTCCTGCAGCAGGCCGGCGGTCTCGCCGGTCAGGGTCGCGATGTCGTCGAGTGATCCTGTGAGCACGCCGCGGTCGTCCTTCAGTCCGGTGATGAGCTGCTGCAAGGTCGAGATCGCCGTCGACAGCTCGTCGTCGCGCTCGTTGAACGAGGTCAGGACGACGGTGAGGTTGTCGATCACCGAGCCGATGAGCTCGTCGCGCTCGGCGAGGGTGCCGGTCAACGACGCGGTGTGCGACAGCAGGCTCTCGACGGTTCCGCTCTCGCCCTGGAAGACCTGGATCAGCTCGTAGGCGAGCTGGTTGGTGTCCTCCGGCGACAGCGCCTCGAACAGCGGCTGGAAGCCGCCGAACAGGTCGGTCAGGTCGAGCGCCGGCGTCGTCCGGTCGAGGTCGACCGTCTCACCGGGCTTCAGCCGACCGGCGGGTCCGTCGGTGCCCTCGGCCAGCGCGAGGTAGCGCTGGCCGATCATGTTGCGGTAGCGCAGCGTCGCCTCGGTGCTCTGG
This region includes:
- a CDS encoding MCE family protein yields the protein MSRTGFDRRTTIAFTKLMAFLVITGLMTALLAAVIGNASFDRTNEYKAVFTDVTSLVEGDDVRIAGVRVGNVADVRVRSGSTAEVTFRVDSDITLTQSTEATLRYRNMIGQRYLALAEGTDGPAGRLKPGETVDLDRTTPALDLTDLFGGFQPLFEALSPEDTNQLAYELIQVFQGESGTVESLLSHTASLTGTLAERDELIGSVIDNLTVVLTSFNERDDELSTAISTLQQLITGLKDDRGVLTGSLDDIATLTGETAGLLQESRPALTADIRNLRRVTDKVGTKRALRDLDNTLGVLPIKIDRIGRTGEYGSFFSFFVCDVGVNGELPSLSGVPGWEKNRPFKTTKRVTVTGPGVSRCR